The window TTTTCTTCATCAACACAAATACGATAAGCAAAATTACTACATGAGCTTCTCATAAACTTCATCTTGTTGCAATTATTACCTCAAACTATCAAAATCATTGCAGTCAAGCTCTGGTGTCtgatttcataaaacaaataGATAAAATATTGACATGAAAATCATCACTCTCAAAAGGCTTGAATATTGatatataagaaaaaatagataaaagtaAGAAGATATgaggaaaagagaaaagaaaggaggcaaCAGTAGTTCTCCTCCCAATTATCaacaaaagaagagagaagagagtaGACGGAGTAAGTATGATCCTACATTTATAGTCCCATCCTCCTTTCAATCCGCATTCACTGTGGCATTGTGCGCCTATGCTTAGTCAAAGAAAACCTCTAGCATCGTCTACATTTGTAGGAACTCATGATAGTGGCATGGGTAGGCATCTTGAGATATATACCAAATCTGATGGAGTGCATGGCAGCTTCGGTATCATCCAATGGTGATGGTGCTTAGTTTGAAGAACTGGTCTCTCTTTTATCTACTTATCCCTAAATGGGATTCCACCCTCTGTGTGGAGGCAACATATCAGCAATTCATCAACAAATTCGATACACCCAAGTCTATTTTCTGGGATGATCTAGAGAACCAATTAGTTATTTGCTACATTATTATCTTTGTACGGGATGAATAATTATTACTTGCTTGAAAAATTCATTTAAAATCCAAAATCAGTACCATATTTCcccaagaaaagaaagaaaatttctcAAAATCAGTACTATTTGTCAGTATCATCTCATGCTACCGAATGCACTGCAGAGGAGAGCGGATAAACAGATACAAATAACTTAACAACATAAAGGAAAGACTCACcggaattaattaaaaaaatcctaACAACTAAAATAATGAAGCGAGAGAAGTCTACAAATACCATATCACGaagattaagaaaaataaaaaaaaggagataaTTCAAGATCTTATCGGCGGGATGAAAGACCAACCTCGTAAAATCTGAGATCTATGGGCAGGTGACGAGAACCCTGGATCGCGGAGAGAGCCTTATCGATCGCGTCGGACTTGATCAAAGCCACGACCTTGCACCGCAGGGCATCCTCATCCCCGGGTGCGATCGCGAGAACtgaagaaagcaagaaaagaagCATGAGAACGCAATTTGCAGGAACTGAGAGAGAGATATCCGTGAGATCGGGAGCGACCTTGATCTGCGACCTTGGCGGCCCGTTCGTACTCGAAGTTCTGGGTATGGCGATGCAGAGCGGAGAAGAGGTCCTCGATGGGGGCAGACTGGGCGGCGGGAGGCGGCGGTGCAGACGAGGGCTTGGGGTTCACCTTGGCCTTGGGCGCCATGAAGCGGCGCGGCGCTACCTTCGCAGGAGGAGAAACGGGTAGGGAAGATATGTGGGGTTGCTTACTGTGTCTTGGGTTATCGTATCCTTCGCGGGCCCCCACGTCTCTTAAAACGCTTATCGTAGGCCCATATATGAACTTCTGGTGAGTAGGATCGAATCGACCAAGAAAACAGTCGAGGGTGATGCAGCCTCACGGACACATCACCACGGAAAAATTCTCTATAGTTGATTCGACCAGGTTGTCCAATGGGGTCCGTGACGGTCTGTTGTCCAATCATGATCGACCACGTGATAGTTTGAGATAATCGAAGTCAAATCAATTGTATTCTGGATTTTATTTAAATACTCGTTAATAACAAGTATACAATCACACTTACAGTATGTATAATGGGCGATTGCTCGAGGAATGGATACCTACAAGTGCTTTACCTGAAAGGAATTTAaagcaaatgaaaaaaaaaaaatgcacgaATCATGAAATGGAAGGCAAAATCTGTAGGGAATCTGCATGATGAATTCTAGTGTCACTAACCAGTGTTGATATGCATCCCAAGCCTGTCTTGTTGCAGTCCTAAATTAAACCTGCTTAAGGTTAGGCGAGGAACTAACGGAGACTGACGAATTGCCATACTAATTATTTGCAACatagataaaaatattttaaacgaATTCAACTAGTTTTTCAGCTCAGTTAAACTAAAAGCACTGCAAGTGGAGTACCTGAATCAAATCATATTTAAATGTTGTCATCCATTCACTGGATGAGCAAACTCAGGAGAATCATGTACTTGTCTTCTGTCATATCCAGTATTCAGTATCGGCAGATGGAACATCAAGTTCTACAGAACTACATTTCAATATATTACTGTAAGATCTGACAGCAGACAATCAAACTAACTGGTAAAGCCTTTAAAAAGCAAGCTTGTTTACCTGGAGGTATCACCTCACGGTAACTTCGATGTTCCAATCATTAAGGCATATTAAGGTTGTTATATATGCAAACACCTTCCATACAGCTTAAAGAATGATTCAttacaggtatatatatatatacacaatatTTTTGAGCAAGCAGAGCTTCGTTCAaacacaaaaacaaaagaaacaagtCTGAATAAGAATGTCCTCATccctgtttacaatgacaaaccaGCAAGTTTAAGCAGCTAGGGGAATTTTCATTCACCAACTCCTGCACCTTAATTTCTTAATAATTAGCTTCTCCGTTATGCACACAGTCCCTTCATGGTTCTGTTCAGTTTCTCTCTTATTTTGTTAAGCACACAATTGGTGCTTGTGATAATCTAACCATGTCAGACGAAATCAAATGAAGCAGGATACTGAACCAATCTCCACTGACTGAATTTTCTCAAACCAGAAGTGATTGCTAGACAACTAACATGTGAACACCTTTCCTTGAGGCCAACAACCTTGATATGatctgaattcacaaaatcaaacAAAACGTGGAAGCTCCTCGAAATTTCATACTGTTTTACACTGCTGTGAGTATCATGATCTACCCTTTCCTGAGCTATCCACTACCTGTATCTTCTGTCTGAGACCTTGGGCACTGGACATAGGTTTCTGCAATGGTTTCAAGGCAGCCATGATCTCAGAAAATGAGGGCCTTATCTTTGGGTCGCTGCAACATGCAAAACAAGTGAAGGCTTGGTTGAGATAATCCTATGACATCCCAAGCATTTGTAAGGATGATAAAATCAAAGCCAAATGGAACATATGGGTTGTATTGTATATATCATTAATATTTTCATACTGATTCTGCATCCAGAGTATAGATTATGTGCATATATCTAAATCCTCAATCTTAAAGGGGCTTCAATATATTACCACAAGATCATAGATAACTAGAGATAATTAAATGTTTGTTAACTGAACATACGATAGTAAAAGATGAATATACCTTTAAGTTCCATGACTATGGCCAACTTGACAAACCATTAGATTATGTCAACCTGACACTAAATGTCAAAGACAAGTGTATGTTATCAAAGCCTTGTAATAGAATAAGGGCAGGTGGGTgtgggggtgtgtgtgtgtgttatcagATCCAACCAATTCTATGTCATGACAATTGCAGATGTACTACGGATGATGAGCAAACTGCAATTTATGCTACAAATTACATTCACCCAATAACATAACATggacaaaattaaataataagATGATTTTGTGATTTTTTTGTCGTATCAGTTGTACTTGAGAAAGGAGTGAATTTTTCCCCCTTTTAGAAGGGAATCAACATACTGGGCAATTAAAGAATAGCACAAGCAAAATATAAGCATTGATGAAATGAGGATTTTGAGACCAAGGAAGAAAATCTCAAATACCAACTTGTACTGGTCCCTTCTCAAACTAGTATTCTCTGTAGGTATGGAATGATACTTAAATATAAGAAATAACTAAAAGTATtggtatacatatatatggatGGTATATTGTGTTTTAGTGCAGTATGGCTGGTATGCTTGGTATACAACAATATCTGAATCATGGATTAGAATCTTAATCTGATACCGACAATGGTTGGCAGTTGGACCAGGTACGAGGTAGTGTATCAACATGGTATGGATCAGTTTACCCATCtagagaaggagagggagagggagagggagagggagagagagcgagagagaggaggaggggagCGAATAAGTAAAGATATCTTCTATCATGACTACTCTAAATCTTTGTGTCCGTCACCCTATGAGGAATTTCATTGTCCAAGCCAAGGAGAGCGAAGAAGACACAAAAGGatcagaagaaaaaagaaaaaagaaagagagaataaacatcaaaataccaactggtATCAGTCAAGTCAACAAAATATAAAAATCCAATCTGTAAGCATAGTACTTCAAAGTTTGTAGAGTGGTAGCATGACCCATGTTCATGGAACTTATGGTATGCTACATGTGCAAGGGACATTAGCCATTTAATCCTTTGTTTGAAGCCTTCAGGAAGGTTTTCTAATTGCCTTAGCAATTTGCCAATTCAAGTGAAACTCATATGTTTATTCTCAAAACAGAAACAACAAGATAAATATTTACTTCTCTTTTCAAAGTTAACCAGAGAAAATTTTTATAACCCTTTGTCCTCCATATCCAGAGCACTGGAAAGAGGAGGCAAAAAGTGGCAAACTTAACAATAGGTTGTAAGCTATGCCATAACCTGGTGTGTCTTATTAATGACATGCAATTCTTCCAAGTATATGATTATCCACCCTTTAGGAATCACCAATTTACTTGTTCCAAGTTATCAAAAAATTGCAAACGGTGGATCATGAAAACTCACATATGCCAACACTTCTTTATAATTCCTGCTATGACAGGATCCATGTCATCTGGAATATCAAGACGACGATCTTGAAACCCGACAGCACCGACAACTTGCATAGGGTTCATCCCTTCCCAAGGTTGTTGCAAGGTACAGAGCTCCCACATTATGACCCCAAAGCTAAAAACATCACACCTGAATtggaaaaagagaagaaacaaggaaaagaaTGCATGGTGTCATAAAAAGCCAAAAACTTGCATTCACACCAAGGAGAACTTACTTCTCATTTGAAGGTTCATTCCTTAGAACTTCTGGAGCCATCCACTCAGCCTGCAGCAAAGTAATATCTACGTAACCAATTTGTAAATTTCTACAACCAAACAGAAAGCACATGCAAGATCTAACATTCAAAAAGAAGACTTTGGTATTTGTTTGTTTAATGGGATAGAGAATTTAAGAAAAAGTGGCCACTTGCACCAAATTTGTGTGCTTAATGCCATTAAAGGTGGCAATGGCACCATATAGAGAATATGACTTCCTATGGTGCATTGGTTGCATAAGAACAGACAATTTGTTACATAGCGAACGTCATGTGAATGATGCAAGTGCATACCAACACAAAAATCAAGTCATATAGGAACTacatcatatgaaaattttcctaaataatGCCCTGAGACCTTCTCTTTATCATTTATGTGAACGAGTACCAATGGCTGAGACCATGGATATGACAGCTCAATTGGTTCACCATATGAGACAGACAAAGAAATTCAAGTTCCTTCCATTTTCACCTCTTTAACGTCCACATTGTTGTACTCACATTTATGTTTTACACGCAAATATCACTACTTATGCTTCTCAACCCTTGATCTCCATTTCTGCTCCTCTTTGTATGTGAAAGTAATGCTTCTTTTATTTATCTTCATTATTTGCTTTTCCTTCACCTTCTCTTTCCTCAGACTTTCACATTCACTTTATGATAGTAAATTTGTTTCTCATAATATTTGTATTTTGAATTTTCCCATGTTAAGATTGAACTGATCTACAGTGTATCTGtagctttttttcttctttgaactTTTTGAGAAATCCTTTAACCtttacaaaattttcaatatttatagtacacaaacatttttttttttgcttaagcAGGAATTGTGTGCTTGGATACTGTTGCTCAAGAGATTGACTTATAGTGTCATCAATTAGTATTGGGCATAGAATAATGCAACAGGTGTCCAGTTTACTACTAATAATTATTAATTCTATTATTCTAATCACTGTGTGTCAAAAGATTTATTCAATTATAGATTTAGCACATTGTATTCTGACTCAAACATATCTGATTGACATTTATGATGCATCttatagataatttaatataataGAGATAATTATCTCCAGTTACTTTCCAATGACAATATGAATTGACAGATAACATTTGTGGTTTCATGAACCAAACTCAACATAAATTCTACATAATTAGCACAAAGTACAGCCATAAAGAAACTAAGGATATCCCCCGTCAAAAGGCTTTCACAGTCATACTAATTCATGTACTAAGACTACTAACTATTATATAATGATCACAGTGCAACTAGGAGATGAATTATACTTTCTTAGAGACTAAGTATGAGGAAAGAATATCATAATTATACACAGAGAGAACCTGCCCAAATTATGCAACAGTATGAAAAGGGAAAAAGGCAAAAACAAAGATAAATGTGTGCTCACCGTTCCAGCTGTTGACCTCGAAGAAAGGAATGTGTTGTGCTTCAAACGAGATAAACCAAAATCACAGACCTAGATCATTATCAAATAAGTAATCAGATTTACATACCAAAATAATGGAAATGTATTAAAAGGCATAATTACAATAATATGCTATGTGCTTTAAACAAGGTTACCTTCACAACCCAGTTCTTGTCAACAAGAAGATTTGGAGACTTAAGATCACGGTGGACTATGACAGGAGTACAGTTGTGCAAATAATTCATTCCACGAGCCTGGTAACCCAAGCACAGGAAAAGGAATATTACAAACTTGGATTAGTTGCAACTTTCAAAACTTGCCAAGACCCAAACAGAAATTAAGAGATGTAATCATACAATATCAAGAGCCATCCTCAAACGCCTCCTTTCATCTAGTTGATTATTGGGTCGGTGAATCAAACGGAACAAACTACCTCTGCAATGCATATTCTGTGCTTCAAAGTTCTAGTAAACATCAATACAATTAAAGATTGCTATGTAACATCAGAAGCTGCATAACACTAATAACTTGATGCAATGTCCAGTAGGAGGAAAGGAATCAAACATATATGGAAGAGTGAACTATCCATACAGTAAAGAAATTTCTCAAgtcgacatatatatatatatatataaactgtgATATGAATACTATGTTCTTTCCCCTTATAGAAGGGCATCATGATAGAGGGTGAACCTTGGTGCCGCAGCTAATTTGTTTTGCGACCTGGGTGCCTAGTGTATTGGTCATGCAAATAGTCTCTCTTCTTACAGAAGACTGCATAAATTGACTCTCCTCATAGCCCACATTAGCAAGAGCTTTTTGCATTGAGCCGCCATCCTTGCTTAGATGTTTACCATGGTAAGATATGCAcatgttcaaaagaatgtatgtgAATATCCTAAGTAAAATTTAGGTTTGTTTCATTTCACATAATTGTGCAGCTATTTTTGCTGTTTACAGCACATTATCTAAATAAGGCAGATCATGTATTTCGACATAGAAGCTTAGGTTTTCTGATGAGCTTGTATATGgctttcatctactactggaaccaTCATGCTTGGTGGTGTCCATACTTTCATTACATACGAATTATCTTTCTTTGATTTCTTCAGGTGTGCTCGGCTCTGCAGTCCAGATTTTTGTTAACAAGTGTATCAAGCAAGTCATGTATAAGTTTCAAAACTGAAAATTAGGGATATATTCAAATATGAAAAATTACATTTCCACTATGTTCCACCTTGAATATATCACCACCAACTGAGCTATCTTGGTCCATCGGCTAAAACTACATGGTACTATGCAACTCACATGCCTAGATACATGATTGGAAAGCTGCCCAAGCAGGGTAAGAACATGTCAATTAGGATAGATCGGCTCGTCAGACCATGTGTCCCCCATTTTTCCTGAAAACAACTAGCGTCAGACAAAAGAAACTTGGAGTAATATCCTAGTTCTGGACTATGTAGGTCAAGTCCAGCCCCCTTTTTTTCATTATGGATGCTCCTTGCTCCATTCACATGGTTTCTGCTCCCAAGATCTAATGAAAATTTACAAGTAGCCTCCTATCTGAGACTAAACAGCAGAGCTTCCGCACCATGTCAAAAGCTGGACCCAACAAAAGAACCTCTGTAGTTGTAGGAGTAAGGCACTATATATTGGCACTCCCCAAACCCCACATTGGCAAAAGCATTATGCACTCGATTGCCTGCTTTGTCTAAGATTTGAATTTTGAAGTTTACTTTTGTTTATGAATCAAATTGAAAACCAGACATTCATTGTGCTTCACTCTGTACGAGCTAAAAACTGTACATTCTATGCAATAAGAATTTTGGATCAGCAGTAGGATACACAGGCACCTTCCTAAATAGTTGGTGTACAGGAGTAATCTGCAAGTCTATGTTAATCATAGTAACTTTATCAATTTCTTGTATGATCAAAGAGTCAGAGGAATGAAATTGCCAACAAGTATGAAGTCTTAGCTGCTCTCATACAACTAAAATGTTGCAGAATAAACTCAACTCAGCACAAAATAAGTGATGCAGTAGAAAATGTGATTAAGTCaaaatacatgtcaataatgCACAACATATCATTCACGTGTGATTGGAGAGCCTAAAAAATTACACTATTTTGTGACATGCAATCACTCAGAAATTGAGAATAAAGAacattaataatataattttcacaGAGGAGTACCTATGGAGAAATTCTGTGACAATTGAAAGATTAGGTACATGAGTTACTGCTCCCATGAAGAGAACAACATTTGGATGTCGCAACCGTTTCATTATCCGCACCTTGAAACAAAAAATACGTAAATTACATAACACCACAATAATTTTTCAACTAAATGCTAATAAACAATCGATGAGGAATCAGCCAAATTTTGCAAGAACAGCACTCAACCACACTTTCACCaaagaaaaataatgaaatatgtatttttccttaccatgaaataTCTCTACTAGAAATCATGACAATCCCAGGAGCAGTAAGAAGGAAGCAGCAAGATAATACAAAGTCAAACAACTGATGAGAAATAGTTTAGGCAGTAAAGTAAATTCTATGAAACAGAGGAGGAACACAATCTAACAGGACACTAGGGGTTAGCTTGCTCAGGCTACATCTTATTCTATCTTTCAATTATCAGATGATTAATGTGAGGAAATCTGAAATTTTCTTCCCTTGGGCTACATCTAAGGACAAGTCATTTCATTGTTTAAATTATGAGATCAAGGCATATTTTGGCTAATTGTTTAAATTACCAAAAATCTGATAATTGAAAAGATTTATGTTAAATGACAAGATATTTTTTGTAATTATAAATAAGAATAAGAGAGATGTATGAAACTACTTTAATTAAAATTAAGTTATTAACCTAAGTATAGACAAGGGTAATtgctatataaaaattataagacAATTGTAAGGCTAACCATGCTTTATCAATCAAAGTGTCAGGAAGCTTTGAAAAATATAAACAGCTACTCTAGCCAAGATGAAAATGTTGAATTGCAAGTGAGTTTCTAGAAAGATAgaataagaaatatattatttgcaaaaaattaaattatcccCAAAAAAGGATAGAGAAAGAAAATTCATATATGTAAAAGTTCACATAAAACTCATCTTGTCCTACTTGGACGAGGTGAGTACACTAGGATAGTTAGGATGATaagagatagaggaagacctaataAAACTTTTCttgtaataataaaaaacaatTTGGCTGCTCTAAATTCCTTATATTTAACTAGGGATATTGCCCAACAAAGAGCAATGACGGAAAAATATTCATATAGCTAACTCTAAATAGTTGGGACcaatatttcatatatatccaGTGTATCAACCAATATCTATGGGTGTGACCGAGGACCAGTATTTATGCAATTAATTTGTTTTAGTAATGTTTGTGGTATGTGTCAACATTCTACTTGTAATATTAGTATTGTAGTAGTTTGACAAAGTGTCAAAATCAAATCTAACTAGGATTTTAAACCTTAGTTGGAACATTATAAACTGTTTTTGCTATTACTAAGCAAGGATTCCGATTTTGCACAGTCTGCTATGTACTAGCTGATATTTGCCAATTCAGACAAATCAGGGTGTGGATCGCTTCTTTTCCAATGGTTTGGTCCCCTTTTTTTAACCCACAGAGCAGCATGTGAGCTGCGAGTGTGCACGACTGTAGTAGTCGCCCACCTACCCCACAGGTCCGCTTGCTCATCAAGCGCCACCATCGGCTGTCAGCAAACCTCCCAAAACCCtgtcctccttttcctcctcccaCCTCTGGACTGCCTAGGTCCTAACTACAGGTCTGTTTGCTCACCAAGTGTCAGCATCGAACCTCCTGGTACCTTTTTCGTTCTCCTCCTTCCCTCCAAGTACATACCAGGTACAACGTCTTGGTCCATCGGGACGAACCATACTCTTACCAATCAGGCAATGGACGGCACAGGTTCAGTATCTGAATATGCAATCCATATTATCGAATAGAATAAGCATGTTAGGAACATTTGCTTCGTCTAGGGTTTGGTTCCATTAGATTGTCCAGTTCTATTTCTAGCAATTTGGAAAATGACATCACAAAGATTGAAATGATATCCAAAAGCTCAACTAGTGAATAGGTTAAACTAAACCAATAATGACCATGTTCAAAGCTAGTTGCAGACAAGTGTACACATTCTTAAACCATTATAAGTAATAACAGTTGGGAAGATTAGCAATAAAGCAAAAAGGAAGTCTTCGTTCATTCTTGATCACTACCTTCAATAGCAAAACAAATCTGAGATAGTTACCTCACTTATAAATTCTTCAAGTGCGTCAGTAGAGATATCTTGATGCAAGAACCTTTTAACAGCAACTTCCTTTGTAGACCAAAAGGAGCTACATTAATATTGATACTAACAAAATTTAAACAgtgtgtaaaagaaaaaaaaaagtaaagtgctcaaaagCTGGAAATGGAATTTGGAGTACAAATATTCTTTGTAAATTCTGGCAGTAATGAAAAGAAATTCactttcatatgataaatttCAGCATAAGATCTAGAAGATATGCTATCTATGTGACATGAATTAATTTTCTTTGAGTATAGATATAGTATGACTAAATATTTGACTACAATATTAATTTCAAGAGTTTGCAGAAAGTTCTCTTgctaatcaaaaaaaaaaaaaaaaaaaacaaatattacatatttgtatatatgggAAATGGTTGGTCCTTCAATGTTGATATGTGTCTTCTAGCCTTGAAGATGTTAGTAGCAAAGCTCAAGATTTTTCATATTGATgaaattagaaattttaatatgTTGACTGCTCGACATGACCGACATGTTTCTAGCATTAACCAAACAAGCAAACAGTTGACCTGGCCATAGTACAAAGTAAGCAGCATCCGCACTGCACATTACAGCATGGTAGGACTCAACAAAATGCCATCCGAAAACCCAATCCTTGGTAAGCCTTCACCTTTGTTATTAATAGTTATTTCATTGCTGACACTTGATTATGATTTACTTTCCCCAAAACATATTTGTGGtccaagatataaaaaaaaaagttcagtAGGATTAATTTTAGACTTGAGTGGTTGAGACATATATTAGAAATTAAAGATTTTAGATTCAGTAGAAATAGAATTTTGGAAATACTAAGAGATTAGCTGAGAGTGTAGTTTTTGCATAGTTTTTGAAATAGTTTAGAATTCCTAAAATTCTAAACTTGAATAGTTTTTCTAATTAGCAAGTGTGCAACTTCCTTGTCCCAACTCGATCCCAATCAAAATTATCACAACCCACAAAAGGAGACACTTAAGGTACAGAAAGTGAACAAAATCGTTAAATTTTTTGGTAGGAAGTACTCAAGTTTATCCTACTGTTGGATTTATAAACATATATACTGACAATTAATGTagagaaacaacaaaaaaaaaaactttcaagaaAAGAAGTACTAACTGTCCCATGCCAATCTCCCCGATACACCTCTCCGAAAGAACCTACGCAGGAAGAGAACATCCAATAAAGAAGAGGATTAATTTCTCAAAGCCAAGTCATAAATTAATTTGCATGAATTTTTATTTCTTGATACAACATTTAAGAAAACAAGCTAAAGATATCATCTAATATCAACAATTAATACAAGTCTCACAGGAAACATACCAAGCCCTATCCGCTCACCAAGAATAATGTCTTCCCATGCTATTTCAAAATCCACAACATCATGTAAAGCATTTTCAGATTTTGTACTTTCTGTTCCAGTTGATTTATCAGAACTTCGATCCATTTCTTGATTAGAATCACTTGCCATTTCCTTCATATAAATATCATCATGACCTGGACAATTTCCTTGCTGCTCATTGCCAGGGATGCTATCATTGTTTTGGGTCAAATTTGTGTCAGAACATCCAGATAGCATCAGGGCAGAAGGTTCTAATTGCTCATACTGCCTGCTCACTGCAGCAGTTGTGGCTACAACTGCCGCAGCAGTAGCAGTGGCTGCAGCAGCTACAGGAACTTCCAAGTTCATGTCGGTGTTTGATTTTGCTGCAGCAACAACCATTGAAGATGCAACAACAGCAGCTGttgctgcagcagcagcaacaggcaTGTGTCTTATAAGCTGCAATGGAGCCTCTGGTGGCAAATGTTCATCAGAAACTTCAGATAGAGATGGAGTGTTAATTGCTTCTCCAGAATCAACAGAGCCACAAAGGCTAAATCCCTCAACGGGTTTAGTCGCATCCATCTGCGACCTAGCAAGAACCATTTTCTGCCTGAGCATATGGCTAGGGAGATGAGGCAAAAGGGGACCATGATGGCCATCACTTTCAGTTTTCTGTTTCAATTCATTCTTAAGCATCTTCGTTTCATCTTTGtcttcaattaaatgtgtttCTTCAGCCACTGAAGTTTCTGCTTCTACAGTACAGATCTCTGTGAACAAGTTAGGGGGTGCAGCGACACCACTTTCCAACAACACATCATGCAGCTTCTGAGCTAATTTGGGATTCTCTTTAGCAGCATTAATCATGTATTCAGAAACATCCTGGACCTTCATCCTGTGGACGGTTGAAGAACTAATGCCTTCTGTCCAAGAAGGTGATCTTGTAATTTTAGATAGGTGTTTTGGTCTAACAGATGCTTCTGGAGTTTTTACCATGACATTATTGCCAATAGTTGTGGATTCATCAGGAATATTCATATTCTTTTGCATGCAACTGTTGTTTGAGGATCTCCAAAGAGAACTAGAATTTTGATTTTCTTGCAGACTCAACTGACATGACATAACACCAGCAGTACTTGGAGCTTCAAAATAGCCAGACACAGAGCTTTTGTCAAAAGGCTCATTCTCAGTACATCTGGCAGAGTTTGTCACCTCTCTATTAGATGAGGTCATATGTGCATGGTTTCCTACTTCTGTGAAAGGCTCAACTGTGATGCTAGCTTCAGATTCAGTGGCCAGTCCTGCACCATCTGATGGTATAAGAGTACCAGGTTCTGACATCAAATCAACAATATATTCCCTGTAATGGAAAATACTAAACTTGTCATATTTTATTATCAACAAACATAGGAATTTAGAAGCACCTGTCTCTTATCCTGGATGCTGAATTGAGTAAAAGAATGCTGAGAAATAGTATCAGCAAAAAAAGAAGTTAATCATCACAAATACAAGCACCAATGTACCTCCCATCATTAAGTTTCACAATGACCAAAGCACCATCATCCGATCCAGTATATTGCTTCCCTTTCACCAACCGACAAGGAATGCCCTGACTATCAGCTAATACCTACATAGATGTATTAAATATCAATTGACCAGTAGAACAAATTTATTTTGTACTGGCTCTTCAAAAGACAACCACAATATGTGTAACGATCTATTTATCATacttaaaaataa of the Musa acuminata AAA Group cultivar baxijiao chromosome BXJ2-10, Cavendish_Baxijiao_AAA, whole genome shotgun sequence genome contains:
- the LOC103969189 gene encoding probable serine/threonine-protein kinase SIS8 isoform X1; protein product: MKNILKKLHIVASHTEDADASASPSSSPVKGAVKVPHAHPDQKPLSSLTSWLNSVSSKHSFTPPSSSSSSASSSSSLVAKQRVEPREGPSTVSSSASEAVVDSAMRGSTLTKPTVPEMDEEYQIQLALELSAREDPEAAQIEAVKQISLGSCPPENSPAEIIAYRYWNYNALGYDDKILDGFYDLYGILVESTSLEMPSLTDLQGTPVSDNISWEAVLVNKTEDADLVRFEQKVSLMASKVRSASSDSPDNVLAQNVAILVANYMGGKVSDPDSMLKSYHNLRNYLRASVGNIVLPLGHLTIGLARHRALMFKVLADSQGIPCRLVKGKQYTGSDDGALVIVKLNDGREYIVDLMSEPGTLIPSDGAGLATESEASITVEPFTEVGNHAHMTSSNREVTNSARCTENEPFDKSSVSGYFEAPSTAGVMSCQLSLQENQNSSSLWRSSNNSCMQKNMNIPDESTTIGNNVMVKTPEASVRPKHLSKITRSPSWTEGISSSTVHRMKVQDVSEYMINAAKENPKLAQKLHDVLLESGVAAPPNLFTEICTVEAETSVAEETHLIEDKDETKMLKNELKQKTESDGHHGPLLPHLPSHMLRQKMVLARSQMDATKPVEGFSLCGSVDSGEAINTPSLSEVSDEHLPPEAPLQLIRHMPVAAAAATAAVVASSMVVAAAKSNTDMNLEVPVAAAATATAAAVVATTAAVSRQYEQLEPSALMLSGCSDTNLTQNNDSIPGNEQQGNCPGHDDIYMKEMASDSNQEMDRSSDKSTGTESTKSENALHDVVDFEIAWEDIILGERIGLGSFGEVYRGDWHGTEVAVKRFLHQDISTDALEEFISEVRIMKRLRHPNVVLFMGAVTHVPNLSIVTEFLHRGSLFRLIHRPNNQLDERRRLRMALDIARGMNYLHNCTPVIVHRDLKSPNLLVDKNWVVKVCDFGLSRLKHNTFLSSRSTAGTAEWMAPEVLRNEPSNEKCDVFSFGVIMWELCTLQQPWEGMNPMQVVGAVGFQDRRLDIPDDMDPVIAGIIKKCWHIDPKIRPSFSEIMAALKPLQKPMSSAQGLRQKIQVVDSSGKGRS
- the LOC103969189 gene encoding probable serine/threonine-protein kinase SIS8 isoform X2, yielding MKNILKKLHIVASHTEDADASASPSSSPVKGAVKVPHAHPDQKPLSSLTSWLNSVSSKHSFTPPSSSSSSASSSSSLVAKQRVEPREGPSTVSSSASEAVVDSAMRGSTLTKPTVPEMDEEYQIQLALELSAREDPEAAQIEAVKQISLGSCPPENSPAEIIAYRYWVLADSQGIPCRLVKGKQYTGSDDGALVIVKLNDGREYIVDLMSEPGTLIPSDGAGLATESEASITVEPFTEVGNHAHMTSSNREVTNSARCTENEPFDKSSVSGYFEAPSTAGVMSCQLSLQENQNSSSLWRSSNNSCMQKNMNIPDESTTIGNNVMVKTPEASVRPKHLSKITRSPSWTEGISSSTVHRMKVQDVSEYMINAAKENPKLAQKLHDVLLESGVAAPPNLFTEICTVEAETSVAEETHLIEDKDETKMLKNELKQKTESDGHHGPLLPHLPSHMLRQKMVLARSQMDATKPVEGFSLCGSVDSGEAINTPSLSEVSDEHLPPEAPLQLIRHMPVAAAAATAAVVASSMVVAAAKSNTDMNLEVPVAAAATATAAAVVATTAAVSRQYEQLEPSALMLSGCSDTNLTQNNDSIPGNEQQGNCPGHDDIYMKEMASDSNQEMDRSSDKSTGTESTKSENALHDVVDFEIAWEDIILGERIGLGSFGEVYRGDWHGTEVAVKRFLHQDISTDALEEFISEVRIMKRLRHPNVVLFMGAVTHVPNLSIVTEFLHRGSLFRLIHRPNNQLDERRRLRMALDIARGMNYLHNCTPVIVHRDLKSPNLLVDKNWVVKVCDFGLSRLKHNTFLSSRSTAGTAEWMAPEVLRNEPSNEKCDVFSFGVIMWELCTLQQPWEGMNPMQVVGAVGFQDRRLDIPDDMDPVIAGIIKKCWHIDPKIRPSFSEIMAALKPLQKPMSSAQGLRQKIQVVDSSGKGRS